In the Mytilus trossulus isolate FHL-02 chromosome 1, PNRI_Mtr1.1.1.hap1, whole genome shotgun sequence genome, one interval contains:
- the LOC134720355 gene encoding scm-like with four MBT domains protein 1, with protein sequence MEDNGEIESTELPLTVTSSGDNSKNQKEAVNVSSIPQTFEQIPVENVSLPSHLPAYTDITATAIQNVNNVPSSEDISLPLLQLQPSNMLPGAITTIGLPIDPHLVQLTPSTRITNTMVLPHEQSELVEKLSSVPIMSASSTDLPSIANCISVGMIGQPLMSVASASSDTSLTSQNLPNSSKEQNLDLTENVCHTAMDQDCTNIDTLQTGSVSQNGRDSEKVCDVTNQESAVDSMKTDKTQTVGSDEVDNKCIDSSTQHQNDPDIIEKIGFSVPNEKLDTEFSPKDITKADDMEVENIMEQKIKKDNENKEQAIYDVTDSAGVDKVKQSQFLTTCELKETIEEEESSRDSLVETKDVTKSDEKKTNKGADTVDNEEAEFIWEKHLEETNSVSIPPTAFKHVEYSLESGFVKGMKLEVPNKCNTDTYWVASVLMTCGPLLRLRFDGYEDDNSADFWCDLMTSEIHPIGWCAQNNQILQPPEAIKDKFDDWRDFLVRSLTGARTAPSYLLDKNTGITPIDQLKQGMRLELQHPINPLEVWVVKILENVGGRLYLRFEGVETATHDFWLFYLNHRLHPIGWAKAHGFRYLPPKELISEDSETDWPEVLKTALKDAEKFVLPLAIFKDQEEVNEHNFEIGWKLEALNPINKTQICPATVLYVLNSRYFVVEIDDLANTEEMCRIRFSCYSGSKCIFPMKWCRSKGINVTPPNGWPKSTLSWEDYLDYCKAEAAPNSCFPERKFDKDIEPGMKFEAVNPENPNQICVATISRVFEPLLWIHLDNIPLYGSSHIEHFESHNLFPVGWCESNGYQLKTPVKVKKSAVLSEVTDSTNEVLHSKQGGEWVNKVYYNHHCFSGPHLSKSRIASLPKCVGPGPIFLVMKEVLSMLINVAYKPCRVLKELQLEGRPNSDMYQQILKAKYKGKSYRAVVEIIQHADKLPEFCRKICTKLECCPNLISQTFINGECPEKCSQLTKTQYTYYNPKKKVGRPPGGHTNLENGPKKPGKKKKKKRMKILTQEGETNAEENGSIADGDGDEDKESVSSETKTIESGENQYNGDPTLKRKYVHHIPLPSEIKTRGAKLPKYSFERKTHKKIPVQDKHHIHNKPHKKHHVHVKEEKQTSPHTSPVKNAMKLSSNPLHWSVQEVVGFIKGTECAPVARLFREQEIDGQALLLLTLPTVQEYLELKLGPAIKLCHHIEQIKLAFFQQYAK encoded by the exons atggaGGATAATGGTGAAATTGAATCTACAGAATTACCACTTACAGTCACCTCAAGTGGAGATAACtctaaaaatcaaaaagaagCTGTAAATGTTTCAAGTATTCCTCAAACATTCGAGCAGATTCCTGTTGAAAATGTTTCATTACCAAGCCATTTACCTGCATACACAGATATTACTGCCACTGCCATACAAAATGTGAATAATGTTCCTTCTTCAGAAGACATTAGTTTACCACTACTTCAACTTCAACCTTCTAATATGTTGCCAGGTGCCATAACAACCATTGGACTTCCTATTGATCCACATTTGGTGCAATTAACGCCAAGCACCAGGATTACAAATACTATGGTTTTACCACATGAGCAGTCTGAACTAGTAGAAAAATTATCATCGGTGCCAATTATGTCTGCAAGTTCTACAGATTTGCCAAGTATAGCAAATTGCATTTCAGTTGGAATGATTGGGCAGCCATTAATGTCTGTAGCATCAGCATCTTCTGATACTTCCCTAACTTCTCAAAATTTGCCCAATAGCTCCAAAGAACAGAATTTAGATCTCACTGAAAATGTTTGCCATACTGCCATGGATCAAGACTGTACAAATATTGATACACTGCAAACTGGAAGTGTTTCGCAAAACGGTAGAGATAGTGAAAAGGTATGTGATGTTACAAACCAAGAGTCTGCTGTTGATTCAATGAAGACTGATAAAACACAAACTGTTGGTTCAGATGAGGTTGATAATAAGTGTATAGACAGTTCAACACAGCATCAAAATGACCctgatattattgaaaaaattggTTTCAGTGTCCCAAATGAAAAACTTGATACTGAATTTTCTCCAAAAGATATTACGAAGGCAGATGACATGGAAGTTGAGAATATAATGGAACAGAAGATTAAAAAAgacaatgaaaataaagaacaaGCTATATATGATGTTACAGATTCTGCAGGTGTTGACAAAGTAAAACAAAGTCAGTTTCTTACAACATGTGAATTGAAAGAAACAATCGAAGAGGAAGAAAGTAGCAGAGATTCTTTAGTTGAAACAAAGGATGTTACAAAAAGtgatgaaaagaaaacaaataaag GTGCAGACACTGTTGATAATGAAGAAGCAGAATTTATATGGGAGAAACATTTGGAGGAGACAAATTCAGTTTCAATTCCTCCAACAGCATTTAAACAC GTTGAGTACAGTTTAGAGAGTGGATTTGTAAAAGGAATGAAATTAGAAGTGCCAAACAAATGTAATACAGATACATACTGGGTAGCTTCAGTACTTATGACATGTGGACCATTATTACGATTACGATTTGATGGGTATGAGGATGACAACTCGGCTGATTTTTGGTGTGACCTGATGACCTCTGAAATTCATCCTATAGGATGGTGTGCTCAGAATAACCAAATTTTACAACCACCAGAAG CAATCAAAGACAAGTTTGATGATTGGAGAGATTTTCTTGTGCGGTCATTAACTGGTGCCCGTACAGCCCCTTCTTATCTTTTAGATAAG AATACAGGAATAACTCCAATAGATCAGCTCAAACAAGGCATGAGATTAGAACTCCAGCATCCTATCAATCCATTAGAAGTTTGGGTAGTCAAGATACTGGAGAATGTTGGTGGCCGTCTGTATCTGAGGTTTGAAGGTGTAGAAACTGCAACCCACGATTTCTGGCTATTCTACTTAAACCATAGACTGCATCCCATTGGATGGGCTAAAGCTCACGGATTCAGATATCTACCACCAAAAG AGTTGATAAGTGAAGATAGTGAGACAGATTGGCCAGAAGTATTGAAGACAGCTTTGAAAGATGCTGAGAAATTTGTTTTACCACTTGCCATTTTTAAG GACCAAGAGGAAGTGAATGAGCATAATTTTGAGATAGGTTGGAAGCTTGAAGCTCTCAATCCTATAAATAAAACACAGATATGTCCTGCGACTGTActatatgttttaaattcacgttattttgttgttgaaattgATGACTTGGCAAATACAGAAGAAATGTGTAGGATAAGATTCTCATGTTATTCTGGATCTAAGTGTATATTTCCTATGAAGTGGTGTCGGTCAAAAGGCATAAATGTTACTCCACCTAATG GTTGGCCAAAGTCAACTCTTTCATGGGAGGACTATTTGGATTATTGTAAAGCAGAGGCAGCACCTAATTCATGTTTCCCTGAG aGAAAATTTGACAAAGACATTGAACCTGGAATGAAATTTGAAGCAGTTAATCCAGAAAATCCTAATCAAATATGTGTAGCTACCATATCAAGAGTGTTTGAAccattactgtggattcacCTAGACAACATCCCATTGTATGGTAGCAGCCatattgaacattttgaatCACACAACTTGTTTCCAGTTGGTTGGTGTGAAAGTAATGGGTACCAGTTGAAAACTCCAGTAAAGGTTAAGAAATCTGCTGTTTTATCAGA GGTTACTGATTCAACAAATGAGGTCTTACATTCAAAACAAG GTGGAGAATGGGTcaataaagtatattacaaccATCATTGTTTCTCTGGTCCCCATCTGAGTAAGAGTAGAATAGCATCTTTACCAAAATGTGTTGGTCCTGGACCAATATTTCTTGTGATGAAAGAGGTGTTATCCATGCTGATAAATGTGGCTTACAAACCCTGCAGGGTGCTTAAAGAACTTCAGCTGGAGGGCAGACCTAATTCTGATATGTaccaacaaatattaaaagcCAA GTACAAAGGAAAGAGTTACAGAGCAGTTGTAGAAATAATTCAGCATGCAGACAAATTACCAGAGTTCTGTAGGAAAATATGTACAAAGTTAGAGTGCTGTCCAAATCTTATCAGTCAAACCTTTATAAATGGAGAATGTCCTGAAAAATGCTCACAACTTACAAAAACTCAGTACA CATATTATAATCCAAAAAAGAAAGTGGGTCGACCACCTGGCGGTCACACTAACTTAGAAAATGGTCCCAAAAAGCCaggaaagaagaaaaagaagaaacgAATGAAAATTCTTACCCAAGAAGGGGAGACAAATGCAGAAGAAAATGGCAGCATTGCTGATGGGGATGGGGACGAGGACAAAGAAAGCGTATCTAGTGAAACTAAAACAATAGAAAGTGGAGAAAATCAATATAATGGTGATCCAACATTAAAAAGGAAATATGTTCACCATATTCCATTGCCTTCAGAAATCAAAACAAGAGGAGCTAAATTACCTAAATATAGTTTTGAGAGAAAAACACATAAGAAGATTCCAGTACAAGACAAACATCATATTCATAACAAACCT CATAAAAagcatcatgtacatgtaaaagaagaaaaacagacatCTCCCCATACCTCACCTGTAAAGAATGCTATGAAACTGAGCAGTAATCCATTGCATTGGTCAGTTCAGGAAGTTGTTGGCTTTATAAAGGGAACAGAATGTGCTCCAGTAGCAAGGTTATTCAGAGAACAG GAAATTGATGGCCAAGCTTTACTTTTGTTGACTCTGCCTACAGTACAAGAATACTTAGAACTCAAATTAGGTCCTGCCATTAAACTTTGCCATCATATAGAACAGATTAAACTAGCATTCTTTCAGCAATATGCTAAATGA